From Candidatus Defluviilinea gracilis, a single genomic window includes:
- the miaA gene encoding tRNA (adenosine(37)-N6)-dimethylallyltransferase MiaA, giving the protein MRSKPPLLLIVGPTAVGKTEVAIQLAERLNGEIVSADSRLFYRGMDIGTAKPSREEQARVPHHLIDIANPNEILSLAVFQQKATEAIAEIHTRKKLPFLVGGTGQFIRAVTQGWSPPEVKPNEELRKELESEKEAKGVNWLHDKLKALDPAAAEKIDPRNFRRTIRALEVIMTTGKKFSEQRGQGESPYHLVTIGLTRPREELYRRVDERIDTMYTNGLMDEVQSLIARGYSPSLPTMSAIGYREGAQALEGQITVEEAKQLTRRATRVFIRRQANWFKESDPNILWFRVEDGIADEIEKNIRRVVDF; this is encoded by the coding sequence GTGAGGTCTAAACCTCCCCTCCTCCTCATCGTCGGGCCGACGGCGGTTGGTAAAACGGAAGTTGCGATTCAACTTGCCGAACGGCTCAACGGCGAGATCGTCTCAGCGGATTCGCGTCTCTTTTATCGCGGCATGGACATTGGCACAGCAAAACCTTCACGCGAAGAGCAAGCGCGTGTGCCGCATCATTTGATCGATATTGCAAACCCGAATGAAATTTTGAGTCTCGCAGTATTTCAACAAAAAGCGACCGAGGCGATTGCTGAAATTCATACGCGAAAGAAATTGCCGTTTCTCGTCGGCGGTACGGGACAATTTATCCGCGCGGTGACTCAAGGGTGGAGTCCGCCGGAGGTGAAGCCGAATGAAGAGTTGAGGAAAGAATTAGAAAGCGAAAAGGAAGCAAAGGGCGTAAATTGGCTACACGACAAACTCAAAGCCCTCGACCCTGCCGCCGCCGAGAAGATCGACCCGCGAAATTTTCGCCGCACCATTCGCGCGTTGGAAGTGATCATGACAACGGGCAAGAAATTTTCGGAGCAACGCGGGCAAGGCGAATCACCGTATCATTTAGTTACGATCGGGTTGACTCGTCCGCGCGAGGAGTTGTATCGGCGCGTGGATGAACGTATCGACACGATGTATACAAACGGGTTGATGGATGAAGTGCAGAGTTTGATCGCGCGCGGTTACTCCCCCTCCCTGCCGACGATGTCTGCGATCGGGTATCGCGAAGGCGCGCAAGCGCTCGAAGGGCAAATCACGGTCGAGGAGGCGAAACAGCTCACCCGTCGCGCGACGCGGGTTTTCATCCGCAGACAAGCGAATTGGTTCAAAGAGTCCGATCCGAATATTTTGTGGTTCCGAGTCGAAGATGGAATCGCGGATGAGATCGAGAAAAACATCCGGCGGGTGGTTGACTTTTAA
- a CDS encoding peptidoglycan DD-metalloendopeptidase family protein produces the protein MPERLARILFAALFIFIASVRPVSAQTEGPVYIVQPGDTLFAIAGRFNLSVNDLIEANPSVDPGSLAVGQELVIPGLEGLTGRLETEVVTFGDSLRSLLRRTQVSSDHLRRLNHLISPSELYVGINLILPVQDDQASFSSRLSPAPAESLFEMAIKQGSDSWTLSSINKLGGTWAALPGDVLYSPTVSGQPSSNASELPSGILSASISPLPIQQGSTEVIRVRTAGDTPVSAILVDKPLQFFSEDGDQVALQGIHALLEPGLYPLKIQTILSDGSAQSFEQMVVVTSGNYFEEELIVDPATIDPLATEPENNTILSVVAPTTPVRYWSGQFTAPAVYPDQFTSYFGTRRIYHGSGTDQTIQGFHSGLDFSGGEGLQIFAPAPGRVVFAAPLTVRGNATIIDHGWGVYSGFWHQSEILVSVGDFVEQGQVIGLVGGTGRVTGPHLHWEVWVNGAQVNPLEWLNQAYP, from the coding sequence ATGCCTGAACGCCTGGCGCGAATTTTATTCGCCGCGCTTTTTATTTTTATCGCATCGGTTCGCCCTGTTTCTGCGCAAACCGAGGGACCTGTTTACATTGTGCAACCCGGCGATACGTTATTTGCCATTGCGGGCAGGTTTAACCTTTCAGTCAACGATCTCATTGAAGCAAACCCATCTGTTGACCCGGGCAGTCTCGCGGTCGGGCAGGAACTCGTCATTCCAGGGCTGGAGGGATTGACCGGCAGACTGGAAACCGAAGTGGTGACCTTCGGCGACTCGCTGCGGAGTCTCCTCCGCAGGACGCAAGTTTCGAGCGATCACCTGAGAAGGCTGAACCACCTCATCAGCCCAAGCGAACTCTATGTGGGGATCAATTTAATTCTTCCGGTTCAGGACGATCAAGCCTCCTTCTCCTCGAGGCTTTCACCGGCGCCCGCCGAGTCACTGTTTGAAATGGCAATCAAACAAGGGAGCGATTCATGGACTCTGTCATCCATCAATAAACTGGGTGGAACGTGGGCGGCTTTGCCCGGCGATGTTCTGTATTCGCCCACCGTCAGTGGACAGCCATCGTCCAACGCCAGCGAGCTCCCATCGGGCATTTTGAGCGCGAGCATTTCCCCTCTTCCCATTCAACAAGGATCAACCGAAGTCATCCGCGTGCGCACCGCGGGAGACACCCCCGTTTCGGCAATACTTGTGGATAAGCCTTTGCAATTTTTCAGCGAGGACGGGGATCAGGTGGCTCTACAAGGCATCCATGCCCTGTTGGAACCGGGTCTGTATCCCCTGAAAATTCAAACGATCCTGTCGGATGGCAGCGCGCAGTCCTTTGAGCAAATGGTGGTTGTAACCTCGGGAAATTATTTTGAAGAAGAACTTATTGTCGATCCCGCGACGATCGACCCGTTGGCGACAGAGCCGGAAAATAACACCATCCTTTCGGTGGTGGCTCCAACTACGCCTGTCAGATATTGGAGCGGGCAATTCACAGCGCCCGCCGTGTACCCGGACCAATTCACCTCTTATTTTGGCACTCGGCGTATCTATCACGGATCGGGAACGGATCAGACAATTCAGGGATTTCACAGCGGGCTTGATTTCTCCGGCGGCGAAGGACTCCAGATCTTCGCGCCGGCTCCGGGTCGCGTGGTATTTGCCGCGCCATTAACAGTGCGCGGCAACGCGACGATCATTGACCACGGCTGGGGGGTATACAGTGGCTTTTGGCATCAATCCGAAATCTTGGTAAGTGTGGGAGACTTCGTCGAACAGGGACAGGTAATCGGCTTGGTCGGCGGCACGGGCCGAGTCACGGGACCGCACCTGCATTGGGAGGTGTGGGTAAACGGCGCGCAGGTGAATCCGTTGGAATGGTTGAATCAGGCTTACCCGTAG
- the ftsH gene encoding ATP-dependent zinc metalloprotease FtsH — protein sequence MNQRSQSFVVTFIVIAAVVAMVFMMIQRETPSENSLTINQLADDIKAGKISRVVIDTDDRLRVIYRNGDENGVESYKESNSPLVTQLLALGVSQEQLASNNVTIEVKPPSQWAGLLSGALYILPVVFMAGVLWFIFRQAQGSNNAAMSFGKSRARMFSGEHPTVTFQDVAGAEESKQELAEVVEFLKEPQKFIQLGARIPKGVLLVGPPGTGKTLLAKAVSGEAGVPFFSISGSEFVEMFVGVGASRVRDLFDQAKRHSPCIVFVDEIDAVGRQRGAGLGGSHDEREQTLNQMLVEMDGFDTDTNVIIIAATNRPDILDPALLRPGRFDRRVTLDRPDMKGREAILKVHVKGKPLEPNVDLGSIARGTPGFVGADIENLVNEGAILAARRNKKSIGQPELEEAIERVVMGPERKSRLISDEEKRIIAYHEAGHAVVGNAIAEADPVQKVTIVGRGQAGGVTWFRPDEDRILHSRKKLLANLAYGLGGRVAEEIVFDDITSGASGDIEQVTRMARMMVTRLGMSSEMGPILYGQKEELIFLGREISEQRDYSEAVAEKIDQEVRKIVDESYKLARKLLTKYRKELDAVAQKLIEAESLTRDEFEKIFPPPFPKKSGTPQIA from the coding sequence GTGAATCAAAGAAGCCAATCTTTTGTGGTCACGTTTATCGTAATTGCCGCCGTGGTGGCGATGGTATTCATGATGATCCAGCGGGAGACCCCGTCTGAGAACTCGCTTACCATCAACCAACTGGCGGATGATATCAAAGCGGGAAAGATTTCCCGCGTGGTGATCGACACCGATGACCGCTTGCGGGTCATCTACCGAAACGGCGATGAAAACGGGGTTGAATCCTACAAGGAATCTAATTCGCCCCTGGTGACCCAATTGTTAGCCCTTGGGGTATCGCAGGAACAACTTGCGTCGAACAACGTTACGATCGAAGTCAAGCCGCCATCTCAATGGGCGGGGCTGTTGAGCGGCGCGCTCTACATTTTGCCGGTCGTATTCATGGCTGGCGTGTTGTGGTTCATCTTCCGTCAAGCGCAAGGCTCGAACAATGCCGCCATGTCTTTCGGCAAATCTCGCGCGCGCATGTTTAGCGGCGAGCATCCCACCGTCACATTTCAGGATGTGGCTGGCGCGGAAGAATCCAAGCAAGAGCTGGCGGAAGTGGTCGAATTCCTGAAAGAACCGCAGAAGTTCATCCAGTTAGGCGCGCGGATTCCGAAGGGCGTCCTGCTCGTTGGACCTCCGGGAACCGGCAAGACGTTGCTTGCGAAGGCAGTGTCTGGTGAGGCGGGCGTTCCGTTCTTCTCGATCTCCGGTTCCGAGTTCGTTGAAATGTTCGTTGGCGTGGGCGCGAGCCGCGTGCGCGATCTGTTCGATCAGGCGAAGCGACATTCACCCTGCATCGTCTTCGTGGACGAAATTGATGCCGTCGGTCGTCAACGTGGGGCGGGGCTGGGCGGCTCGCACGATGAGCGCGAACAAACCCTCAACCAGATGCTCGTCGAAATGGACGGGTTCGACACGGACACGAACGTCATCATCATCGCCGCGACCAACCGTCCCGATATTCTCGACCCGGCGCTTCTGCGTCCCGGTCGCTTCGACCGCCGCGTCACGCTCGACCGTCCCGATATGAAGGGACGCGAAGCGATCCTCAAGGTTCACGTCAAAGGCAAGCCGCTGGAGCCGAATGTTGATCTTGGATCAATCGCGCGGGGCACGCCCGGCTTCGTCGGCGCGGATATCGAAAACCTCGTCAACGAAGGCGCCATTCTCGCCGCCCGCCGCAACAAAAAATCCATCGGGCAACCCGAACTGGAAGAGGCGATCGAGCGCGTCGTGATGGGACCCGAGCGCAAATCGCGTTTGATCTCGGATGAAGAGAAACGCATCATCGCCTACCATGAGGCTGGTCACGCCGTCGTCGGCAACGCCATCGCCGAAGCGGACCCGGTCCAAAAAGTGACCATCGTCGGGCGCGGGCAGGCTGGCGGGGTGACATGGTTCCGCCCGGACGAAGATCGTATTCTGCACTCGCGTAAGAAGCTTCTCGCCAATTTGGCGTATGGTTTGGGCGGGCGCGTGGCGGAAGAGATTGTCTTTGACGACATCACCTCCGGCGCATCCGGCGATATCGAGCAAGTCACACGCATGGCGCGCATGATGGTCACCCGGCTTGGCATGAGCAGTGAAATGGGTCCCATTTTATACGGGCAAAAAGAGGAACTGATCTTCCTCGGGCGTGAAATTTCAGAACAGCGCGATTACTCGGAGGCTGTCGCTGAAAAGATCGATCAAGAAGTTCGCAAGATCGTAGATGAATCCTATAAACTCGCGAGGAAGTTGCTCACCAAATACCGCAAGGAATTGGATGCGGTTGCGCAAAAACTGATCGAAGCAGAATCGCTCACGCGCGACGAGTTCGAAAAGATCTTCCCGCCGCCGTTCCCCAAGAAGAGCGGCACGCCTCAGATCGCGTAA
- a CDS encoding glycosyltransferase, whose protein sequence is MRIGMMTDAYKPYVSGVTSYVDTNKRALENLGHEVYVFTFGDLEHKDDEPRVIRSPGVPLSDTGFYLSLRHSTEAQQIIQTMDIIHVHHPFMSGRLAHIYSRKRNIPVLFTNHTRYDLYAQTRLPLMPAEVSMSMLQAYMPTFCDNMDLVISPSRGMEKILRQYGVTCHIEVVPNGADLHPFLSAQPLTRDEFGFNSEDILIVYMGRIAPEKNLELLLQSFAGVSRAVPNTKLLVVGGGQKEHEEGIKEFADELGICDRVKFTGAIPYAKLPSYLAMCDIFATASVTEVHPFSVIEGMASGLPIVGIDSPGISDSIADGETGLLSAGDLASYTAKLTTLCLNRDLQKKMGIAARQASHQFSIENTTKIMLGHYNRLTSNTKPVKPSIEVRLRSVLKEFLK, encoded by the coding sequence ATGCGAATCGGAATGATGACAGACGCCTACAAACCCTACGTCAGCGGCGTGACGAGTTACGTGGACACAAATAAACGCGCCCTCGAAAACCTCGGGCATGAAGTGTACGTCTTCACCTTCGGCGACCTCGAACACAAAGACGACGAGCCGCGCGTCATTCGCAGTCCCGGCGTGCCGCTCTCGGATACCGGCTTTTATCTCTCCCTCCGGCACAGCACCGAGGCGCAACAGATCATCCAGACGATGGACATTATCCACGTGCATCATCCCTTCATGAGCGGACGGCTAGCGCACATCTACAGCCGCAAACGCAACATCCCCGTTCTCTTCACAAATCACACGCGCTACGACCTGTACGCGCAGACCCGCCTCCCGCTCATGCCTGCCGAGGTCAGCATGAGCATGTTGCAGGCATACATGCCCACGTTTTGCGACAACATGGACCTCGTCATCTCTCCCTCGCGCGGCATGGAAAAAATCCTGCGGCAATACGGCGTCACCTGTCACATCGAGGTTGTGCCGAACGGCGCAGACCTGCATCCGTTTTTATCCGCGCAACCGCTCACGCGCGATGAATTCGGTTTCAACAGCGAAGATATTCTCATCGTTTACATGGGACGCATCGCCCCCGAAAAAAATCTCGAACTCCTCTTGCAATCGTTCGCGGGCGTTTCGCGCGCCGTCCCCAACACGAAATTACTCGTCGTCGGCGGCGGGCAAAAAGAACACGAGGAAGGCATCAAAGAGTTCGCCGACGAACTCGGCATCTGCGACCGCGTGAAATTCACCGGCGCGATTCCCTACGCAAAACTCCCGTCGTATCTGGCGATGTGCGACATCTTCGCCACCGCGTCTGTGACCGAAGTCCATCCGTTCTCGGTGATCGAAGGCATGGCATCTGGACTCCCCATCGTCGGCATCGACTCGCCGGGCATCAGCGATTCCATCGCGGACGGGGAAACTGGTCTGCTCTCGGCAGGCGACCTCGCCTCCTACACCGCCAAACTGACAACGCTCTGCCTCAACAGAGACCTGCAAAAGAAAATGGGAATTGCGGCGCGGCAGGCATCGCATCAATTCTCCATCGAGAATACGACCAAGATCATGCTCGGTCATTACAACCGATTAACGTCCAACACAAAGCCCGTCAAGCCGAGCATCGAGGTCAGATTGCGTTCTGTGTTGAAGGAATTCCTCAAATGA
- a CDS encoding YraN family protein encodes MNHNQRIGKWGEEVAAEYLTARGYEIIARNARTPYGEVDIVAKQSGIIFFVEVKTRTSNKMGLPEESITARKRQHMVSAAEHYAAEHEIDDWQIDVISIEGKPGSTPKITYFEHAIS; translated from the coding sequence ATGAATCACAACCAGCGGATTGGCAAATGGGGCGAAGAAGTTGCCGCCGAATATCTTACCGCGCGCGGATATGAAATCATCGCCCGCAACGCGCGGACTCCCTACGGTGAGGTTGACATCGTCGCAAAACAAAGCGGCATCATTTTTTTCGTTGAGGTCAAGACCCGCACCTCAAACAAGATGGGCTTGCCCGAAGAATCCATCACGGCGCGAAAACGCCAGCACATGGTCTCTGCCGCGGAACATTACGCGGCTGAACATGAAATTGACGATTGGCAAATTGACGTGATCTCAATTGAGGGCAAGCCCGGGTCAACGCCGAAGATCACTTATTTTGAACATGCGATCTCCTAA
- a CDS encoding DUF192 domain-containing protein yields MPRQIYVLNKTKPADSPHPRVSYCDTFLTQLRGFTFRARLSPDVGLILVGNRNSRLDSSIHMLFVAFDLTVVWIDSNMEVVDKVLARSWRPAYLSKRPAQYVLEIHPQRYDEFAVGDLVEFKDA; encoded by the coding sequence ATGCCCCGCCAAATTTACGTTCTCAATAAAACCAAGCCAGCAGACTCTCCTCACCCGCGCGTCTCATACTGCGACACCTTCCTCACCCAACTACGCGGATTCACCTTCCGCGCGCGCCTCTCGCCCGACGTGGGGCTGATTCTCGTTGGCAACCGAAACTCCCGCCTCGATTCGTCCATCCACATGCTGTTCGTCGCTTTCGATTTGACCGTGGTCTGGATCGACTCGAACATGGAAGTTGTGGATAAAGTCCTTGCGCGCTCATGGCGTCCCGCCTATTTGTCCAAACGACCGGCACAGTATGTGCTTGAAATCCATCCGCAGCGGTACGACGAATTCGCTGTTGGAGATCTTGTGGAATTCAAAGATGCCTGA
- a CDS encoding MoaD/ThiS family protein produces MTAKLILRDKEYEVKHGMMLLDALKKCGVVPESVIATREGEMILDDEILKEGDEVKLVAVISGG; encoded by the coding sequence ATGACAGCGAAATTGATTTTGCGAGATAAAGAATATGAAGTCAAACATGGCATGATGCTGCTCGACGCGTTGAAGAAGTGTGGCGTTGTGCCTGAGTCGGTGATCGCCACGCGCGAAGGCGAGATGATCCTCGACGATGAGATTCTCAAAGAGGGCGACGAGGTGAAATTGGTCGCGGTGATTTCGGGAGGCTGA
- a CDS encoding response regulator produces MNTKAKSILCIEDEAEMIDLMRLILGRRGYDVKGAISGMEGLKMIREHAPDLILLDLMMPEMDGWEVYQQIKADEKMKGTPVIVVTAKAQSIDRVLGLHIAKVDDYIAKPFSPQELLTSVEKVLNKPKE; encoded by the coding sequence ATGAACACAAAAGCAAAATCAATACTGTGCATTGAAGATGAAGCTGAAATGATCGACTTGATGCGGCTGATCCTGGGCCGCAGGGGATATGATGTCAAAGGAGCGATCAGCGGCATGGAGGGATTGAAGATGATCCGCGAGCACGCTCCAGACCTGATCTTGCTCGATTTAATGATGCCCGAAATGGACGGCTGGGAAGTATATCAGCAAATCAAAGCGGACGAAAAAATGAAGGGGACGCCGGTCATCGTGGTCACGGCGAAAGCGCAAAGCATCGACCGCGTGCTGGGGCTTCACATCGCCAAAGTGGACGACTACATCGCCAAACCGTTCAGCCCCCAAGAATTACTCACCAGTGTGGAAAAAGTTCTCAACAAACCCAAAGAGTGA
- a CDS encoding long-chain fatty acid--CoA ligase produces the protein MNDKPWLAHYDKGVPHNIDIPQAPLFHFLDESARKYPNRACTIFKGAVITYQEMNELSDRIAAALVDMGVKKGDRVGIFMPNTPQFVMAYYGILKAGGVVVATNPLYTPHEIEHQANDAGIEVMFVMTNFYNTIKKAQPNTKIKKVIVTNLKETLPPVLRLLFTLLREKKGGFHIDKNLPAGDVWMQDLLAKYSSAARPNAQVGPDDTALFQYSGGTTGVSKAAVALHRNIVANTLQIGSWMTGLEAGKEIVLMGIPLFHVYGMVAGMNFAMSTGATMVMVPNPRDLKDVLDNIQKFKATIFPGVPALYNGINNHPDVKAGKYDLSSIKACVSGSAALLRETKDQFEKLTGGKVFEGYGLSEAPTASHCNPLLGENKTGSIGMPLPNMECRVVSLDDGETDLPQGEIGELLLHGPQVMKGYHNMPTETANSLRADKTGKVWLYTGDIVRMDEDGYFFIVDRKKELIKPGGFQVWPREVEEAIQSNSKVLEVGVAGIPDPNRGETVKAWVVLKPGETMTEDELRAFCKQSLAPYKVPTHVEFRSELPKTTVGKILRRELVRQHKEGGK, from the coding sequence ATGAACGATAAACCGTGGCTTGCTCATTACGACAAAGGGGTTCCGCATAACATTGATATTCCTCAAGCGCCGTTGTTCCATTTTTTGGATGAATCGGCGCGAAAATATCCGAACCGCGCCTGCACGATCTTTAAGGGCGCGGTTATTACTTATCAGGAGATGAACGAACTCTCCGACCGCATTGCCGCCGCGCTGGTGGATATGGGCGTGAAGAAAGGCGACCGCGTGGGCATCTTCATGCCGAACACGCCGCAATTTGTGATGGCGTATTACGGTATTCTCAAGGCGGGCGGCGTGGTGGTTGCCACGAACCCGTTGTATACGCCGCACGAGATCGAACATCAGGCAAACGACGCGGGCATCGAAGTGATGTTCGTGATGACGAATTTTTATAACACGATCAAAAAGGCTCAGCCCAACACGAAGATCAAAAAAGTGATCGTGACGAATCTAAAAGAGACTCTACCGCCTGTCTTGCGCCTGCTGTTCACGTTGTTGCGCGAAAAGAAAGGCGGATTCCATATTGACAAGAACCTGCCCGCAGGCGATGTGTGGATGCAAGACTTGCTCGCCAAATACAGTTCTGCGGCTCGCCCCAACGCGCAAGTTGGTCCCGACGATACGGCATTGTTCCAATATTCGGGCGGGACGACCGGCGTTTCCAAGGCTGCGGTGGCGTTGCATCGCAACATTGTCGCCAACACGTTGCAGATCGGTTCGTGGATGACCGGACTTGAGGCGGGGAAAGAGATCGTGTTGATGGGCATTCCGCTCTTCCATGTGTATGGCATGGTGGCGGGAATGAACTTCGCCATGTCTACCGGCGCGACGATGGTGATGGTCCCCAATCCGCGCGATCTCAAAGACGTGTTGGATAACATCCAAAAATTCAAGGCAACCATTTTCCCCGGCGTGCCGGCGTTATATAACGGCATCAACAATCACCCCGATGTGAAGGCTGGCAAATATGATCTTTCATCCATCAAGGCTTGCGTCTCGGGTTCTGCCGCGTTGTTACGCGAGACGAAAGACCAATTCGAAAAATTGACCGGCGGAAAAGTATTCGAAGGCTACGGACTCTCGGAAGCGCCGACTGCGTCGCATTGCAATCCCCTGCTCGGCGAAAACAAGACCGGCTCGATCGGGATGCCTTTGCCGAACATGGAATGCCGCGTGGTGAGCCTCGACGATGGCGAGACGGATCTTCCGCAGGGTGAGATTGGCGAACTACTCTTACATGGACCCCAGGTGATGAAGGGCTATCACAACATGCCCACCGAAACAGCCAACTCACTGCGCGCCGATAAGACCGGGAAAGTTTGGTTGTACACCGGCGATATCGTCCGCATGGATGAGGACGGCTATTTCTTCATCGTTGACCGCAAAAAGGAACTCATCAAGCCGGGCGGTTTCCAGGTGTGGCCCCGCGAGGTGGAGGAAGCCATCCAGTCGAATTCCAAAGTGCTGGAGGTTGGCGTGGCGGGCATCCCCGACCCGAACCGCGGCGAGACGGTCAAAGCGTGGGTGGTGCTCAAGCCCGGCGAAACGATGACCGAGGATGAACTCCGCGCGTTCTGCAAGCAAAGCCTCGCGCCGTATAAAGTGCCGACGCATGTTGAATTCCGAAGCGAGTTGCCCAAGACGACTGTTGGTAAAATCCTGCGGCGCGAGTTGGTGAGACAGCATAAAGAGGGTGGAAAGTAA
- a CDS encoding adenine nucleotide alpha hydrolase family protein translates to MKCKKCGEKASVNMRQHKLALCKDHYLEWIPEQTERFIKKYEMFARHEKILVAVSGGKDSLGLWDILARLGYQADGLYLGLGINGGINYSGESQRLAEKFANENDLKLHVVDIEKEYGQPIPVLSEISHRGYGKPCAVCGLAKRHEMNRIARDLGYDVLATGHNLDDEAAVLFGNTLSWSADFLLRQSPVLASTGGLARKVKPLCRFYEREMTAYCLARGIEYIYEECPFAEGSQSIYYKELLNKLETDRPGAKLTFYLRFLEARKSGQLFVEKDSKQAHLHPCVKCGQPTSAPELCSFCRTIEKAREVAPT, encoded by the coding sequence ATGAAATGTAAAAAATGCGGAGAGAAAGCCTCGGTCAACATGCGCCAGCACAAACTGGCGTTGTGCAAGGATCATTACCTCGAATGGATCCCCGAACAGACCGAGCGCTTCATCAAAAAATATGAGATGTTCGCGCGGCATGAAAAAATTCTTGTCGCGGTTTCGGGCGGCAAAGATTCGCTGGGGTTGTGGGATATTCTCGCGCGGCTCGGCTATCAAGCCGATGGGTTGTATCTCGGTTTAGGAATCAATGGCGGGATAAATTATTCGGGCGAGTCCCAACGGCTCGCCGAAAAATTTGCGAACGAAAACGATTTGAAACTCCACGTCGTTGACATTGAAAAAGAATATGGGCAACCCATCCCAGTCCTTTCTGAAATTTCGCATCGCGGATACGGCAAGCCTTGCGCGGTGTGCGGACTGGCGAAACGTCACGAAATGAATCGCATCGCCCGCGATCTCGGCTACGACGTGCTGGCAACCGGTCACAATTTGGATGACGAAGCCGCGGTGTTATTTGGCAACACGCTTTCATGGTCGGCGGATTTTCTTTTGCGACAAAGCCCGGTTCTTGCTTCGACGGGCGGCTTGGCTCGCAAAGTGAAGCCTCTCTGCCGCTTCTACGAACGCGAGATGACGGCGTATTGCCTTGCGCGGGGCATCGAATACATCTACGAGGAATGTCCGTTCGCGGAGGGATCGCAGTCCATTTACTACAAGGAACTGCTCAACAAACTCGAAACGGATCGCCCCGGCGCCAAGTTGACGTTTTACCTGCGATTCCTCGAAGCGCGCAAAAGTGGACAACTATTTGTGGAAAAAGATTCCAAGCAGGCGCATCTGCATCCGTGTGTGAAGTGCGGACAACCCACGTCCGCGCCGGAGTTGTGTTCATTTTGTCGGACGATCGAGAAGGCGAGGGAAGTAGCGCCGACTTAA
- the xth gene encoding exodeoxyribonuclease III encodes MKILSWNVNGLRASLRKGALDWVWNQKPDLVCLQEIKARPDQLTPEQRNFSGYHAVWNPADKAGYSGVATLMKSPALESTLGIGWRRFDVEGRVISTLHPGFRLLNLYAPSGTRGRERVDFKLDFYASLLKVCAHLRKRGESLILTGDFNTAHTSLDLKNSKSNQKTSGFLPEERAWIQKFLDHGFVDIYRHLYPDRIQYTWWTNILNARQRGVGWRIDYFLISQSLISRVKDAVVHDGIPGSDHCPIELVLD; translated from the coding sequence ATGAAGATACTCTCATGGAATGTCAATGGTTTGCGGGCGTCCCTTCGAAAAGGAGCGTTGGATTGGGTGTGGAATCAAAAGCCCGACCTGGTCTGTTTGCAAGAGATCAAGGCGCGGCCCGATCAACTGACGCCTGAGCAACGAAATTTTTCCGGCTACCACGCGGTTTGGAACCCAGCGGACAAGGCCGGTTATAGCGGGGTGGCTACTTTGATGAAGTCTCCCGCTCTCGAATCGACATTGGGAATAGGTTGGCGGCGCTTTGATGTGGAAGGACGGGTCATTTCCACCCTTCATCCTGGTTTCCGACTTTTGAATCTCTACGCTCCAAGCGGGACTCGGGGTAGGGAGCGAGTGGATTTCAAGCTGGATTTCTACGCGTCTCTTTTAAAAGTGTGCGCGCACCTGCGCAAAAGAGGGGAGTCGTTGATTCTGACCGGGGATTTCAACACGGCGCACACGTCATTGGATTTGAAGAACTCAAAATCGAACCAGAAAACCTCGGGTTTCTTGCCAGAGGAGCGGGCATGGATACAGAAATTCCTCGACCACGGATTTGTCGATATATATCGTCATCTATACCCCGATCGTATCCAATACACGTGGTGGACGAACATACTCAATGCCCGCCAGCGCGGCGTAGGCTGGCGAATCGATTATTTCCTCATTTCCCAATCCCTGATTTCTCGGGTCAAAGATGCCGTGGTCCATGATGGGATTCCAGGCTCCGACCATTGCCCGATCGAACTGGTTTTGGATTGA